The proteins below are encoded in one region of Buteo buteo chromosome 22, bButBut1.hap1.1, whole genome shotgun sequence:
- the SLC6A14 gene encoding sodium- and chloride-dependent neutral and basic amino acid transporter B(0+) isoform X2, producing the protein MNWWQSQTEATGFPGCYSGVLSTCQATTGAFLIPYTLMLALAGLPLFFMECSLGQFASLGPISVWRILPLFQGVGITMVIISTFVAIYYNVIIAYALYYLFASFQRVLPWSDCFSWADEFCSKTRLVSDCNATLDGEIIHANYSFITSNNLTCINGTMNYKTVQFPSEQYWNKVALQRSSGLDETGNIVWYLALCLLLSWMIVGAALFKGIKSSGKVVYFTALFPYVILLILLVRGATLEGALDGIEYYIGRQSNITKLMEAEVWKDAATQIFYSLSVAWGGLVALSSYNKFHNNCYSDAILVCVTNCVTSVFAGFAIFSILGHMAFVSERPVSEVVDSGFDLAFVAYPEALSRLPVSPLWSFLFFFMLLLLGLDSQFATIETLTTTIQDIYPKVMKKLRIPITLGVCILLFFLGLICVTQAGIYWVNLIDHFCAGWGILIAAVLEIIGIIYIYGGNRFIEDIEMMIGKKSRLFWLWWRMCWFFITPVLLMAILVWSLVTFSPPTYGSVLYPAWGTAVGWCMIIFCVIWIPIAAILKIVKAEGNLCQRIVSCCRPAANWGPYLECNRGERYSHVVDSKKEKEHEIPTVSGFVYTQQ; encoded by the exons ATGAACTGGTGGCAAAGCCAAACAGAGGCCACTGGCTTCCCCGGCTGCTATTCCGGAGTTCTGTCTACTTGCCAGGCAACCACTG GTGCTTTTCTAATCCCATACACCCTGATGTTGGCCTTAGCTGGCTTGCCCTTATTTTTCATGGAATGTTCCCTTGGGCAGTTTGCCAGTCTAGGGCCAATTTCCGTCTGGAGAATATTACCGTTGTTTCAAG GAGTGGGCATCACAATGGTCATCATCTCAACATTTGTGGCGATCTACTACAATGTTATCATTGCTTATGCGCTCTACTACTTATTTGCCTCATTTCAAAGAGTGCTACCGTGGTCAGACTGCTTTTCCTGGGCAGATGAGTTCTGCAGCAAAACACGACTAG tAAGCGACTGCAATGCAACCTTAGATGGAGAAATCATTCATGCAAACTACTCGTTCATCACAAGCAACAATCTCACGTGTATAAACGGCACCATGAACTACAAAACAGTGCAATTTCCCAGTGAGCAATACTGGAa taaaGTGGCTCTTCAGCGCTCGAGTGGATTGGATGAGACTGGTAACATCGTGTGGTATCTggctctctgcctcctcctgtcCTGGATGATAGTTGGAGCTGCATTgtttaaaggaataaaatcttCTGGAAAG GTCGTCTATTTCACTGCACTCTTCCCATACGTCATCCTGCTCATATTGCTGGTGCGAGGTGCCACCCTGGAAGGTGCTCTGGATGGCATCGAATACTACATTGGGAGACAGTCCAACATCACCAAGCTGATGGAGGCAGAG GTTTGGAAAGATGCGGCCACCCAGATATTCTACTCCCTGTCCGTGGCATGGGGCGGGCTTGTTGCTTTGTCATCGTACAATAAGTTCCACAACAACTGCTACTCGGATGCTATTTTAGTTTGTGTAACCAACTGCGTCACCAGCGTATTTGCTGGGTTTGCGATATTCTCCATCTTGGGACATATGGCGTTTGTGTCCGAGAGACCCGTCTCGGAGGTTGTGGACTCAG gATTTGATCTGGCATTTGTAGCCTACCCAGAAGCTCTCTCCAGGTTACCGGTTTCTCCTCTGTGGtccttcttgtttttcttcatgctcCTGCTCTTGGGACTTGACTCTCAGTTTGCCACCATAG AAACACTTACAACCACCATACAAGATATATATCCCAAAGTGATGAAAAAGTTAAGAATCCCTATAACCCTGGGCGTGTGCATATTGCTCTTCTTTCTCGGTCTTATCTGTGTTACTCAG GCAGGAATTTACTGGGTTAACCTAATAGATCACTTTTGTGCTGGATGGGGAATCCTTATTGCAGCTGTCCTGGAGATAATAGGCATCATCTACATTTACG GAGGAAACAGGTTCATTGAAGACATTGAAATGATGATTGGAAAGAAGAGCCGTTTGTTCTGGCTGTGGTGGAGAATGTGCTGGTTTTTCATTACTCCTGTGCTGTTAATG GCAATTTTGGTCTGGTCTTTGGTCACGTTTTCACCTCCCACGTACGGCTCGGTGTTATATCCAGCCTGGGGAACCGCCGTTGGCTGGTGCATGATCATCTTCTGCGTCATCTGGATTCCCATTGCCGCTATTCTAAAAATAGTTAAAGCTGAAGGAAACCTTTGTCAG cgCATTGTAAGCTGCTGCAGGCCCGCTGCAAACTGGGGTCCCTACCTGGAATGTAACAGAGGAGAAAGATACAGCCATGTCGTAGattccaaaaaggaaaaggaacacgAGATTCCTACTGTGTCTGGCTTCGTATACACTCAACAATGA
- the SLC6A14 gene encoding sodium- and chloride-dependent neutral and basic amino acid transporter B(0+) isoform X3: MVGYAVGLGNVWRFPYLTYQNGGGAFLIPYTLMLALAGLPLFFMECSLGQFASLGPISVWRILPLFQGVGITMVIISTFVAIYYNVIIAYALYYLFASFQRVLPWSDCFSWADEFCSKTRLVSDCNATLDGEIIHANYSFITSNNLTCINGTMNYKTVQFPSEQYWNKVALQRSSGLDETGNIVWYLALCLLLSWMIVGAALFKGIKSSGKVVYFTALFPYVILLILLVRGATLEGALDGIEYYIGRQSNITKLMEAEVWKDAATQIFYSLSVAWGGLVALSSYNKFHNNCYSDAILVCVTNCVTSVFAGFAIFSILGHMAFVSERPVSEVVDSGFDLAFVAYPEALSRLPVSPLWSFLFFFMLLLLGLDSQFATIETLTTTIQDIYPKVMKKLRIPITLGVCILLFFLGLICVTQAGIYWVNLIDHFCAGWGILIAAVLEIIGIIYIYGGNRFIEDIEMMIGKKSRLFWLWWRMCWFFITPVLLMAILVWSLVTFSPPTYGSVLYPAWGTAVGWCMIIFCVIWIPIAAILKIVKAEGNLCQRIVSCCRPAANWGPYLECNRGERYSHVVDSKKEKEHEIPTVSGFVYTQQ, translated from the exons ATGGTGGGCTACGCTGTGGGCCTGGGCAACGTCTGGCGGTTTCCCTACCTCACCTACCAGAATGGCGGAG GTGCTTTTCTAATCCCATACACCCTGATGTTGGCCTTAGCTGGCTTGCCCTTATTTTTCATGGAATGTTCCCTTGGGCAGTTTGCCAGTCTAGGGCCAATTTCCGTCTGGAGAATATTACCGTTGTTTCAAG GAGTGGGCATCACAATGGTCATCATCTCAACATTTGTGGCGATCTACTACAATGTTATCATTGCTTATGCGCTCTACTACTTATTTGCCTCATTTCAAAGAGTGCTACCGTGGTCAGACTGCTTTTCCTGGGCAGATGAGTTCTGCAGCAAAACACGACTAG tAAGCGACTGCAATGCAACCTTAGATGGAGAAATCATTCATGCAAACTACTCGTTCATCACAAGCAACAATCTCACGTGTATAAACGGCACCATGAACTACAAAACAGTGCAATTTCCCAGTGAGCAATACTGGAa taaaGTGGCTCTTCAGCGCTCGAGTGGATTGGATGAGACTGGTAACATCGTGTGGTATCTggctctctgcctcctcctgtcCTGGATGATAGTTGGAGCTGCATTgtttaaaggaataaaatcttCTGGAAAG GTCGTCTATTTCACTGCACTCTTCCCATACGTCATCCTGCTCATATTGCTGGTGCGAGGTGCCACCCTGGAAGGTGCTCTGGATGGCATCGAATACTACATTGGGAGACAGTCCAACATCACCAAGCTGATGGAGGCAGAG GTTTGGAAAGATGCGGCCACCCAGATATTCTACTCCCTGTCCGTGGCATGGGGCGGGCTTGTTGCTTTGTCATCGTACAATAAGTTCCACAACAACTGCTACTCGGATGCTATTTTAGTTTGTGTAACCAACTGCGTCACCAGCGTATTTGCTGGGTTTGCGATATTCTCCATCTTGGGACATATGGCGTTTGTGTCCGAGAGACCCGTCTCGGAGGTTGTGGACTCAG gATTTGATCTGGCATTTGTAGCCTACCCAGAAGCTCTCTCCAGGTTACCGGTTTCTCCTCTGTGGtccttcttgtttttcttcatgctcCTGCTCTTGGGACTTGACTCTCAGTTTGCCACCATAG AAACACTTACAACCACCATACAAGATATATATCCCAAAGTGATGAAAAAGTTAAGAATCCCTATAACCCTGGGCGTGTGCATATTGCTCTTCTTTCTCGGTCTTATCTGTGTTACTCAG GCAGGAATTTACTGGGTTAACCTAATAGATCACTTTTGTGCTGGATGGGGAATCCTTATTGCAGCTGTCCTGGAGATAATAGGCATCATCTACATTTACG GAGGAAACAGGTTCATTGAAGACATTGAAATGATGATTGGAAAGAAGAGCCGTTTGTTCTGGCTGTGGTGGAGAATGTGCTGGTTTTTCATTACTCCTGTGCTGTTAATG GCAATTTTGGTCTGGTCTTTGGTCACGTTTTCACCTCCCACGTACGGCTCGGTGTTATATCCAGCCTGGGGAACCGCCGTTGGCTGGTGCATGATCATCTTCTGCGTCATCTGGATTCCCATTGCCGCTATTCTAAAAATAGTTAAAGCTGAAGGAAACCTTTGTCAG cgCATTGTAAGCTGCTGCAGGCCCGCTGCAAACTGGGGTCCCTACCTGGAATGTAACAGAGGAGAAAGATACAGCCATGTCGTAGattccaaaaaggaaaaggaacacgAGATTCCTACTGTGTCTGGCTTCGTATACACTCAACAATGA
- the SLC6A14 gene encoding sodium- and chloride-dependent neutral and basic amino acid transporter B(0+) isoform X1: MGMLSLPGFLSCGKKKDFSLSNEKDAHASDSDENLERGNWSSKGDYLLSMVGYAVGLGNVWRFPYLTYQNGGGAFLIPYTLMLALAGLPLFFMECSLGQFASLGPISVWRILPLFQGVGITMVIISTFVAIYYNVIIAYALYYLFASFQRVLPWSDCFSWADEFCSKTRLVSDCNATLDGEIIHANYSFITSNNLTCINGTMNYKTVQFPSEQYWNKVALQRSSGLDETGNIVWYLALCLLLSWMIVGAALFKGIKSSGKVVYFTALFPYVILLILLVRGATLEGALDGIEYYIGRQSNITKLMEAEVWKDAATQIFYSLSVAWGGLVALSSYNKFHNNCYSDAILVCVTNCVTSVFAGFAIFSILGHMAFVSERPVSEVVDSGFDLAFVAYPEALSRLPVSPLWSFLFFFMLLLLGLDSQFATIETLTTTIQDIYPKVMKKLRIPITLGVCILLFFLGLICVTQAGIYWVNLIDHFCAGWGILIAAVLEIIGIIYIYGGNRFIEDIEMMIGKKSRLFWLWWRMCWFFITPVLLMAILVWSLVTFSPPTYGSVLYPAWGTAVGWCMIIFCVIWIPIAAILKIVKAEGNLCQRIVSCCRPAANWGPYLECNRGERYSHVVDSKKEKEHEIPTVSGFVYTQQ, from the exons atGGGGATGCTCAGCCTGCCGGGCTTCCTCTCCTGCGGGAAGAAGAAG GACTTCAGTTTGTCAAATGAAAAAGATGCCCACGCCAGTGACAGCGATGAGAACTTGGAGCGTGGCAACTGGTCAAGCAAAGGCGACTACCTGCTCTCCATGGTGGGCTACGCTGTGGGCCTGGGCAACGTCTGGCGGTTTCCCTACCTCACCTACCAGAATGGCGGAG GTGCTTTTCTAATCCCATACACCCTGATGTTGGCCTTAGCTGGCTTGCCCTTATTTTTCATGGAATGTTCCCTTGGGCAGTTTGCCAGTCTAGGGCCAATTTCCGTCTGGAGAATATTACCGTTGTTTCAAG GAGTGGGCATCACAATGGTCATCATCTCAACATTTGTGGCGATCTACTACAATGTTATCATTGCTTATGCGCTCTACTACTTATTTGCCTCATTTCAAAGAGTGCTACCGTGGTCAGACTGCTTTTCCTGGGCAGATGAGTTCTGCAGCAAAACACGACTAG tAAGCGACTGCAATGCAACCTTAGATGGAGAAATCATTCATGCAAACTACTCGTTCATCACAAGCAACAATCTCACGTGTATAAACGGCACCATGAACTACAAAACAGTGCAATTTCCCAGTGAGCAATACTGGAa taaaGTGGCTCTTCAGCGCTCGAGTGGATTGGATGAGACTGGTAACATCGTGTGGTATCTggctctctgcctcctcctgtcCTGGATGATAGTTGGAGCTGCATTgtttaaaggaataaaatcttCTGGAAAG GTCGTCTATTTCACTGCACTCTTCCCATACGTCATCCTGCTCATATTGCTGGTGCGAGGTGCCACCCTGGAAGGTGCTCTGGATGGCATCGAATACTACATTGGGAGACAGTCCAACATCACCAAGCTGATGGAGGCAGAG GTTTGGAAAGATGCGGCCACCCAGATATTCTACTCCCTGTCCGTGGCATGGGGCGGGCTTGTTGCTTTGTCATCGTACAATAAGTTCCACAACAACTGCTACTCGGATGCTATTTTAGTTTGTGTAACCAACTGCGTCACCAGCGTATTTGCTGGGTTTGCGATATTCTCCATCTTGGGACATATGGCGTTTGTGTCCGAGAGACCCGTCTCGGAGGTTGTGGACTCAG gATTTGATCTGGCATTTGTAGCCTACCCAGAAGCTCTCTCCAGGTTACCGGTTTCTCCTCTGTGGtccttcttgtttttcttcatgctcCTGCTCTTGGGACTTGACTCTCAGTTTGCCACCATAG AAACACTTACAACCACCATACAAGATATATATCCCAAAGTGATGAAAAAGTTAAGAATCCCTATAACCCTGGGCGTGTGCATATTGCTCTTCTTTCTCGGTCTTATCTGTGTTACTCAG GCAGGAATTTACTGGGTTAACCTAATAGATCACTTTTGTGCTGGATGGGGAATCCTTATTGCAGCTGTCCTGGAGATAATAGGCATCATCTACATTTACG GAGGAAACAGGTTCATTGAAGACATTGAAATGATGATTGGAAAGAAGAGCCGTTTGTTCTGGCTGTGGTGGAGAATGTGCTGGTTTTTCATTACTCCTGTGCTGTTAATG GCAATTTTGGTCTGGTCTTTGGTCACGTTTTCACCTCCCACGTACGGCTCGGTGTTATATCCAGCCTGGGGAACCGCCGTTGGCTGGTGCATGATCATCTTCTGCGTCATCTGGATTCCCATTGCCGCTATTCTAAAAATAGTTAAAGCTGAAGGAAACCTTTGTCAG cgCATTGTAAGCTGCTGCAGGCCCGCTGCAAACTGGGGTCCCTACCTGGAATGTAACAGAGGAGAAAGATACAGCCATGTCGTAGattccaaaaaggaaaaggaacacgAGATTCCTACTGTGTCTGGCTTCGTATACACTCAACAATGA
- the SLC6A14 gene encoding sodium- and chloride-dependent neutral and basic amino acid transporter B(0+) isoform X4 — protein MLALAGLPLFFMECSLGQFASLGPISVWRILPLFQGVGITMVIISTFVAIYYNVIIAYALYYLFASFQRVLPWSDCFSWADEFCSKTRLVSDCNATLDGEIIHANYSFITSNNLTCINGTMNYKTVQFPSEQYWNKVALQRSSGLDETGNIVWYLALCLLLSWMIVGAALFKGIKSSGKVVYFTALFPYVILLILLVRGATLEGALDGIEYYIGRQSNITKLMEAEVWKDAATQIFYSLSVAWGGLVALSSYNKFHNNCYSDAILVCVTNCVTSVFAGFAIFSILGHMAFVSERPVSEVVDSGFDLAFVAYPEALSRLPVSPLWSFLFFFMLLLLGLDSQFATIETLTTTIQDIYPKVMKKLRIPITLGVCILLFFLGLICVTQAGIYWVNLIDHFCAGWGILIAAVLEIIGIIYIYGGNRFIEDIEMMIGKKSRLFWLWWRMCWFFITPVLLMAILVWSLVTFSPPTYGSVLYPAWGTAVGWCMIIFCVIWIPIAAILKIVKAEGNLCQRIVSCCRPAANWGPYLECNRGERYSHVVDSKKEKEHEIPTVSGFVYTQQ, from the exons ATGTTGGCCTTAGCTGGCTTGCCCTTATTTTTCATGGAATGTTCCCTTGGGCAGTTTGCCAGTCTAGGGCCAATTTCCGTCTGGAGAATATTACCGTTGTTTCAAG GAGTGGGCATCACAATGGTCATCATCTCAACATTTGTGGCGATCTACTACAATGTTATCATTGCTTATGCGCTCTACTACTTATTTGCCTCATTTCAAAGAGTGCTACCGTGGTCAGACTGCTTTTCCTGGGCAGATGAGTTCTGCAGCAAAACACGACTAG tAAGCGACTGCAATGCAACCTTAGATGGAGAAATCATTCATGCAAACTACTCGTTCATCACAAGCAACAATCTCACGTGTATAAACGGCACCATGAACTACAAAACAGTGCAATTTCCCAGTGAGCAATACTGGAa taaaGTGGCTCTTCAGCGCTCGAGTGGATTGGATGAGACTGGTAACATCGTGTGGTATCTggctctctgcctcctcctgtcCTGGATGATAGTTGGAGCTGCATTgtttaaaggaataaaatcttCTGGAAAG GTCGTCTATTTCACTGCACTCTTCCCATACGTCATCCTGCTCATATTGCTGGTGCGAGGTGCCACCCTGGAAGGTGCTCTGGATGGCATCGAATACTACATTGGGAGACAGTCCAACATCACCAAGCTGATGGAGGCAGAG GTTTGGAAAGATGCGGCCACCCAGATATTCTACTCCCTGTCCGTGGCATGGGGCGGGCTTGTTGCTTTGTCATCGTACAATAAGTTCCACAACAACTGCTACTCGGATGCTATTTTAGTTTGTGTAACCAACTGCGTCACCAGCGTATTTGCTGGGTTTGCGATATTCTCCATCTTGGGACATATGGCGTTTGTGTCCGAGAGACCCGTCTCGGAGGTTGTGGACTCAG gATTTGATCTGGCATTTGTAGCCTACCCAGAAGCTCTCTCCAGGTTACCGGTTTCTCCTCTGTGGtccttcttgtttttcttcatgctcCTGCTCTTGGGACTTGACTCTCAGTTTGCCACCATAG AAACACTTACAACCACCATACAAGATATATATCCCAAAGTGATGAAAAAGTTAAGAATCCCTATAACCCTGGGCGTGTGCATATTGCTCTTCTTTCTCGGTCTTATCTGTGTTACTCAG GCAGGAATTTACTGGGTTAACCTAATAGATCACTTTTGTGCTGGATGGGGAATCCTTATTGCAGCTGTCCTGGAGATAATAGGCATCATCTACATTTACG GAGGAAACAGGTTCATTGAAGACATTGAAATGATGATTGGAAAGAAGAGCCGTTTGTTCTGGCTGTGGTGGAGAATGTGCTGGTTTTTCATTACTCCTGTGCTGTTAATG GCAATTTTGGTCTGGTCTTTGGTCACGTTTTCACCTCCCACGTACGGCTCGGTGTTATATCCAGCCTGGGGAACCGCCGTTGGCTGGTGCATGATCATCTTCTGCGTCATCTGGATTCCCATTGCCGCTATTCTAAAAATAGTTAAAGCTGAAGGAAACCTTTGTCAG cgCATTGTAAGCTGCTGCAGGCCCGCTGCAAACTGGGGTCCCTACCTGGAATGTAACAGAGGAGAAAGATACAGCCATGTCGTAGattccaaaaaggaaaaggaacacgAGATTCCTACTGTGTCTGGCTTCGTATACACTCAACAATGA